Proteins found in one Macaca nemestrina isolate mMacNem1 chromosome 4, mMacNem.hap1, whole genome shotgun sequence genomic segment:
- the LOC105472745 gene encoding keratin-associated protein 8-1 yields the protein MHCNNFSEAVFPGCYWGTYGYPLGYSVGCGYGSTYSPVGYGFGYGYNGCGAFGYRRYWPFALY from the coding sequence ATGCACTGCAACAACTTCTCCGAGGCTGTCTTCCCAGGATGCTACTGGGGCACCTATGGCTACCCGCTGGGATATAGTGTTGGCTGTGGCTATGGCAGCACCTACTCCCCAGTGGGCTATGGCTTCGGCTATGGCTACAATGGCTGTGGGGCTTTTGGCTACAGGAGATACTGGCCATTTGCTCTCTACTGA